In the genome of Synechococcus sp. CB0101, the window TGCAAAGCGACGTGCTGAGCATTGAAGAGATTGGCCTGGTGCTCAGGGACATGAAGGAGCACGAGAGCTGGTTTTACCCACTCTTCCTGCTGTGGATGAGCACGGGGCTACGGAATGCCGAGATTCGCGGCCTGACGTGGGATTGCATCCGCTGGAGCGACAAGGAGCTGCTGGTCTGTAAGTCCCTGAGACGGGATGGGTATTCCAGCGGCAAGGTGGTCTGGGCAACGACCAAGACAGGCAAGGAGCGTGTCGTGCCCCTGAGTGATGCCGTGATGGAGACGCTGCTGGACCACCAATGCCAGATGCAGGAGCAGGGCTTGTATCAGCGAGAGGGTCTGGTCTTCTTGTCACCTGACACCTACACCAACGTCTACGACCACCTGCTGGGTCGTGTGTGGCATCGGTCCTTGAAGCGGTGCGGCCTGAAACCACGGCGGCTGTATGCCCAACGTCACTCCTTCCTCAGTCACGCTTTGGCGATGGGGAATTCACCAGCAGACCTGGCGCAGATTGCTGGTCACTCCACTGAGATGCTGCTGAAGACCTATGCCAAACCAACAGGCCGCGTGAAGTTGCCGACTTGGCCTGAAATGGAAACGTGAAAAAGAATGCTTACTTCTAATCTATAAAAGTGGGTGCATCCTATCTCAATGCCTCATCATCACATCACTGGCCAGGGTCTCAGTCCTGCAGATATGGAGCAGCAGGGTCCCTCTGTCTGAGTTTCTGATGCTGCTTGACCTTGTGCGCCAGTCGAGCAGAGCACCCTGCCTGCTGCTGTGGGGTCAGGCGAGGGAGTTTTGTGATGGCTGGTTGAATTGGTCCTGAAATCACTTGATTCTGGCTGGTTGCAGCACTATCTCCAGCAGCCTTGCAATCAGTTTTCTCAATTCCACTACCCGACTCCACCAACTCGCCAGCAAATGCTGCTGTGACCCTTCCAGAGACCCTCTGAGCGGCATTGGAGAGGGTGGGTGCATTGGTGCCCTTCCCTGTCAGTCCTAACCCATCACGCTCTGCCACATACTCCAGGAAGACTGATGGGAAATGGTCTTCTAAAAAGTTGTGAAACTGCTTGCCAGTCCCGCAGCGGTGACACTTGAAGTTTAGGGCATTACCGTTGCTGTAGAAGAATCCCTTGCATCCACTTGGAGTCACCGTGCGACCTCTATGGTTTTTGCTGCTCAACTGGCAATAAGGGCACTGGAAACGGTAGGCATTGAGTTGCCTGCTGAAGTGCGGCAGCAACCCACTGACTTGATTTAAATACTTTTCTTCTATGCTTGAAATGCTCAGGCTTGATGTCATGGCGATATCTGCTTTCTTTCTTTGAGGATTATAGCATGAATTCTCCAATGTGTAAATCCTCAAATGCATAAATAACCTTGTATAAGGTTGACGAAAGTAGTGGCCACTGGTTTCTGTTGGGACTTGACAGAAACCCTAAAAACATATATAATAACCTTGTTGGTGCTTCAATCAAGTATCTGTTGATTCTTCTGGTTGATGCCCTGCTGATATTCAATAGAGATTCAAAAAGAAACTCGATAGATGCTGGCTTGAGTCCTCAAGTATTTATCCCTAAAAACTTCTGGTCTTTATCCATCAAATTTCAAAAGAATACCCAAAGAAATATCAATCCGCGATTCATTTAAGACCGCATTGAATCAGAGGCCAGAATTCACCCAGAAAACTCATGATAAATAGTTAAAAATCAAATCAAGAAATCACCAGGAAATATGTATTGCAGAAGCAAGGTCCAGCAAATTAGTTTTAAGTGGAGAGAGTATCCAGTATTGATGTCACAGCAGAAAAAGTTGATGGAATACTACGGAATGGATATGAGCGGACTCTATAAGCATCTTCTCAGAGA includes:
- a CDS encoding site-specific integrase; the encoded protein is MQALADSTHNARCIHALRVVKGYGKPLRNGSDVEDFVRWMQAKPLANRTIAGILQVCRNANPSNRQLFTYRLPLKQRSVQSDVLSIEEIGLVLRDMKEHESWFYPLFLLWMSTGLRNAEIRGLTWDCIRWSDKELLVCKSLRRDGYSSGKVVWATTKTGKERVVPLSDAVMETLLDHQCQMQEQGLYQREGLVFLSPDTYTNVYDHLLGRVWHRSLKRCGLKPRRLYAQRHSFLSHALAMGNSPADLAQIAGHSTEMLLKTYAKPTGRVKLPTWPEMET